CGCTGGATGAACCGGCACCTTGCGCGGAAGGGTGGAATCCTCAAATCCCTGCTCTTGTTCCTCGGCGGAGGATTCCTTCTGCTAGGGTTGGCCTTGGCCGGATTGGCCTGGTATGTCAAAACCCGTATCGAATCCGGTGGTGGATTACACGCCATGGCCAACCGGATGGCCGCCGAACTACTCACCCAGGCCCGCCCCGCCCTCGAAAAAGCCCTTCCCCCCGGTGAAGAAAACCGGCTGAACGACATCCTCGATCTCCTGCAACGCCGCGCCCCAGGACTGACAGAGCAACAAAGCCAGTCCTTCGCCCTGGCGGTCGAAGCCCTGTGCCGCAACCTACAAGATGGTTCCCTTTCCGAATCCGATGCCCGCACCTTCCTTGATGAACTTTCCCGCCTGCTGGCTCCGCCCGCGGACGTTCTCGATTCGGGAAACCTCGGTTCCAAGTAGCGGGACCTGCAAGGGAAACGCTCCGGTTGCAGGGATTTGGGATTGCGCCGCCCCCGGGTACGGCCATTTTGGACGGGTGACCCGGTTCTGCGCCCTCTTCTTCTGTTTTCTGACCCTGCTCCCCGTGATCGGGGTGGCTGCGCCCAACGGAAGACTGCCGGTTCGCCCCGCGCAGCAAACGGAAAGCACCACCCCAGCCCCGCCAACACCGGCGCCGCTCCCCGCCCCCGCCTCCACCCCGGCCGAACCCACCGAAGGCACCCTCGCCCGGTGGTTCGGCCACGCCTTCGTCTTCCTCACTTCGCAGTCCGGCGTCCGCATCGCCCTCAACCCGTTCACCGAAGGCACGGTCGATTACAAAATCCCTGACAACCTGCCCGCAGAAATTGTCCTCATCAGTTCGGAGTCCTCCGACCACTCGGGCGGACAGCACATCTTCGGCATCCCCCAGATCTTCCGCAGCCTCGCCGGGGTCGGGGCCAACCGGGCCAACGGCATCCCCTTCCGCGGCATCAACACCTGGCGCGACGCCGAGGGTGGCAAGCGCCTGGGCCGCAACACGGTCTATGTCATCGAGGTCGACGGGCTCCGCTTCTGCCACCTGGGCACCCTCGGCCACCCCCTCGGTTCCCGCGACGTTTCCGCCATCGGCCAGGTCGATGTGCTCTTCCTCCCCGTCGGCACCCTCGACCTCAGCCCACGCGAAATCCTCCGCAATGCCGAATTGCTCGGAGCCAAATGGATCGTGCCCATCACTTACAAAACGCCCAAGAACACCAAGGTCGATCTCCGCCCCCTGGACGCCATCGATTTCACCGCCTTCCCCGTCCGCAAGTTGGATGGAAGCGAATACCGCTTCTCGGCCAAAACTCTGCCCTCCCAACCCACCGTGCTGGAATGGCGGGACCCCTGAAGCAACCACCCAAGGATTCCCCCTCCATTTCTTCCCGACTTCTTCATGAAAATCCTCATCATCGGCAACGGCGGACGCGAACACACCCTCGGTTGGGCCCTCCACCGCGACCCCCGTGTCACCTCCCTTCATTTCGCCCCGGGCAACGCAGGCACCGCCTCCCTCGGCTCCAACCTCCCGCTCAACGCTACGGATCTCGACGGCATCGAATCCTGGTGCGGGCGCGAAAAACCCGCCCTCGTCGTCGTCGGCCCGGAAGCCCCGCTCTGCCTCGGCCTGGTCGACCGGCTCAAACGCCTCGGCGTCCCGGCCTTCGGCCCCACCGCGGACGGCGCACGCCTGGAAGGCAGCAAAACCTTCACCAAGGACATCCTCGTCGAGGCCGGCATCCCCACCGCCGACAGCGCCCGCTTCACCGACAGCGCCGCCGCCAAAGCCCATTGCCTTGCCCACACCCAGTGGCCCCTGGTCATCAAGGCTGATGGTTTGGCCGCGGGCAAGGGCGTCATCATCGCCCGCGATGCACAGGAGGCCGTCGCCGCCGTCGCCACCATCATGGACGACCGCGCCTTTGGCGACTCAGGCAACGAGGTCCTCATCGAAGAATTTCTCGACGGCGAGGAAGCCTCGATCCACGCCGTCACCGATGGCAGGGACTATGTCCTCCTCCCCAGTTCGCAGGACCACAAGCGGGTGGGCGAAGGAGACACCGGTCCCAACACCGGCGGGATGGGGGCCTACGCCCCGGCTCCGGTCGTCACGCCCGCTCTTCTGGCCGAAGTCGAACGCACCGTCTTCCAGCCACTCTTGAAAACCCTCCGCGCCCGCGGCATCGACTACCGGGGGGTTCTTTACGGCGGTCTCATGCTCACCTCCCGGGGACCGAAAGTCCTGGAATTCAATGCCCGTTTCGGCGACCCCGAGACCGAGGTCCTTATTCCCCTCCTCGAAACACCTCTGCTCGATCTGCTCCTGGCCACGGTCGAGGGACGGTTGGGGCAACTCGACCTCCGACTCAAATCCGGTTCCGCCCTGACGGTGGTCCTGTCGGCTCCGGGCTACCCGGAGAAGCCCCTGACCGGACAGCCCATCACCGGCCTGGACCATCCCCTTCCGCCGGAAGCCGCCGTATTCCACGCCGGCACGATGCTCAAGGACGGCCGCATCATCACCTCGGGCGGACGGGTCCTGGCCATCACCGCCACGGCTCCGGACCTGGCCTCCGCCCGCACCCTTGCCTATCAAGTTGTTAATTATATCCACTTCGACGGTGCCCACTTCCGCCGCGA
This window of the Candidatus Methylacidiphilales bacterium genome carries:
- a CDS encoding MBL fold metallo-hydrolase, which encodes MTRFCALFFCFLTLLPVIGVAAPNGRLPVRPAQQTESTTPAPPTPAPLPAPASTPAEPTEGTLARWFGHAFVFLTSQSGVRIALNPFTEGTVDYKIPDNLPAEIVLISSESSDHSGGQHIFGIPQIFRSLAGVGANRANGIPFRGINTWRDAEGGKRLGRNTVYVIEVDGLRFCHLGTLGHPLGSRDVSAIGQVDVLFLPVGTLDLSPREILRNAELLGAKWIVPITYKTPKNTKVDLRPLDAIDFTAFPVRKLDGSEYRFSAKTLPSQPTVLEWRDP
- the purD gene encoding phosphoribosylamine--glycine ligase, which encodes MKILIIGNGGREHTLGWALHRDPRVTSLHFAPGNAGTASLGSNLPLNATDLDGIESWCGREKPALVVVGPEAPLCLGLVDRLKRLGVPAFGPTADGARLEGSKTFTKDILVEAGIPTADSARFTDSAAAKAHCLAHTQWPLVIKADGLAAGKGVIIARDAQEAVAAVATIMDDRAFGDSGNEVLIEEFLDGEEASIHAVTDGRDYVLLPSSQDHKRVGEGDTGPNTGGMGAYAPAPVVTPALLAEVERTVFQPLLKTLRARGIDYRGVLYGGLMLTSRGPKVLEFNARFGDPETEVLIPLLETPLLDLLLATVEGRLGQLDLRLKSGSALTVVLSAPGYPEKPLTGQPITGLDHPLPPEAAVFHAGTMLKDGRIITSGGRVLAITATAPDLASARTLAYQVVNYIHFDGAHFRRDIAHRALKPASSSSRPSFSYTPAPAP